In Opitutaceae bacterium, the sequence CGCTCAAACGCGGACGAGCTGTGGTACCGTTGACCTTCTTCCGGATGCGCCAGCGGCGCTTTTGGAGAAGGTCGGCTTTTTGAATGGTGTTCATTGAAACAAATTAGAATTGAATGTGGCCCGTTCCGAGGAAGTAAGCGGATTCTCCCACAGGAGAACGGTTCCGGCATTCGCGTTTGGAGCTTAGGCGACGGTCTTGCCTTCCTTGCGACGGACGCGCTCGCCAACAATACGCACACCCTTGCCCTTGTAGGGCTCCGGCGGATAATAGCTGCGGATTTCCGCGGTCACGGCGCCGACGAGCTGCTTGTCAGCTCCCTCAATCTTCAGCTTGGTTTGATCCGTGATGGTGATCTTGATGCCCTCGGGAATATCGAACAAAATGGGGTGGGAATAGCCGAGGGAGAAATCGATCTGCTTTCCCTTTTGCGTGGCCTTGAAGCCGACCCCCTGAATCTCGAGCTCCTTTTCAAAGCCCACCGACACACCTTTCACCATGCCGGCGACCACGGAACGGGCCGTGCCGAACATTGCCCGGGAAAACCGGGTGTCTTCGGTGGGCTCGAAACGAACTTTCTTGTCGGAGACTGAAATCTTCACGACAGGCGCGAACGTCTTGTTCACCTTTCCCTTGGGACCTTCGACATGCACCGTGTTGCCCGGCTTGACGTCGACCTTGACCTTGTCGGGGATGGAAACGGGTAGTTTGCCAATGCGACTCATAATGTTGCGCTCCTCGGTTACCAGACGTTGCAGATCAATTCGCCACCGACCTTGTTGCGGCGGCAATCCTGGCCCTTCATAAGGCCACTGGCGGTGGACAGGATGCTGATGCCGAGTCCATTCAGGACACGGGGAATTTCGGCGTATCCGTAGTAGAGGCGGCGACCGGGCGTGGACACACGGTCAAGATTCGTGATCGCTGGCACCTCGTTCACGTACTTGAGCTTCACCACGAGCGTCTTGTGGCCCAGTTCGTCCGTGCCATCGGAATAGTCCGCAACGAAACCTTCGGCCTTCAGAATCGCGGCGATGCCCTCCTTCATCTTGGAATGAGGCGCGACGGCCTCCGCCTTCCTTGCCGCCGACGCATTGCGAAGGCGCGTTAAAAAATCGCTGATCGGATCAGTCATGGTTGGATGGATTTGGCTGGCTGCCGGATCATATCCTGCACCGCACAGGCGATGCGACCTCCGGCAAGCTAGAGAATGAGAGAATTTACCAGGATGATTTCGTGACTCCCGGGATCTTGCCCGCCAGGGCGAGTTCGCGGAACTGGATGCGCGACACCCCGAACTTGCTGATGTAGGCGCGTGGGCGGCCACTCATTGAGCAGCGATTGCGCACGCGAGTCGGGGACGAGTTGCGGGGAAGCTTCTGCAGTTTCTTCTGAGCGGCAAAGAATTCTTCGTCACTCGTGCCCGGATTGACCAGAATGGCCTTCAGTTCCGCTCGCTTGGCGGCAAACTTTGTGGAGAGCTTCTTGCGCTTTTCATTGCGCTGAATGGCGGAGGTTTTCGGCATGACAGGGAGGCGTTGAATTAAGCGGCTGCCGCCTTTGCGGCTTCTGAACGGCGGAAGGGCATGCCCAGCAGTCTGAGCAGTTCACGGCCCGCATCATCCGTTCCGGCCGAGGTTACGATCGTGATGTCCAACCCCATGGACTTTTTGACGTTCTCCACGGTGATTTCCGGGAAGATCGTGAAATCGGCTATGCCGAGGTTGTAATTTCCCCGCCCATCGAGCTTGGTTGGCACGCCACGAAAGTCACGGATCGTCGGCAAGGCAACAGCCAGCAGGCGATATAGGAATTCCCACATGCTGTCTCCCCGCAAGGTGACATACGCCCCCACCACCTGCCCCTGGCGAAGCTTGAAGTTGGCAATGGCCTTTTTGGACTTCGCGAGCACGGGTTTCTGACCGGCAATCAAGCCGAGATCCCGGGAGACATCTGTGATAAGATTCTTGTCGGCGTCCGAATCAATGCCCGTATTGAGAACGATTTTGATCAGGCGCGGAACCTGATGCTTGTTTTCATAGCCCCGGCTCTTCTTGAGCTCGGGAACCACGGTATTGACGTAGAACTGTTTGAGTGAAGGTGAGGCGCTCATGAGATGGGCCACCGGGTTTCCAAGCCGGCAGCGGATGAGTGATGATGAGATGAGAGAAAAGGATTAATTAGGCCATTGTCCGCCGTGCGGTGGCAAGAGCGTTCTGGCCAAAATCAAGTTGCAACCGTGGCTGACGTCGTCGGGCGACGCTTGCTGGCGTCATAACGCGACTTCAATTGAAGGTTCGACGCATGAATTGAACCTTCGCGCTCCGCTATGGTGCCATTCGGATGCTCCTGCGATTTCTTCAGGTGTCGCTTGATCATGGCAACACCTTCGACCCGAGCACGTTGCTTGTCGGAAACAAGCTCGAGGATCTTGCCGCTCTTGCCCTTGTGGGATCCGGCGATGACGACGACGTCGTCGCCGCGTTTGAGATGGGATTTCGACATGGTCGTGTGAGTTACAGCACCTCGGGGGCGAGCGAGATGATTTTCATGAAGTTCTTGGCGCGAAGTTCCCGGGCCACCGGTCCGAAGATGCGGGTGCCGCGCGGATTGCCATCCGCGCCGATGATGACGATCGCATTGGAATCGAATCGCAGGTAACTGCCGTCTGAGCGGCGAACTGGAGCGCGCGTGCGAACGACAACCGCCTTCGCAACCTCGCCCTTTTTCACTGTTGCATCGGTCGTGCTTTCCTTGATGTGGACCGTGACGATATCGCCAACGCCGGCCGTGGCGGTATTCTGCCCCTTGCGGGAAATGTATGCGGCCTTGCGGGCACCGGTGTTGTCGGCGACTTCTAGAATGGAGCGGAGTTGGATCATGACGTACCTCCTGGAGGTTGAGGATTCAATTGTGATCAGTCCTTTGACGCTGCGGACGCGTTGGGAACTGTCTTCTTTGTGGGCACTGCAGCGGCGACATCGGTTTCGCTGATGGCGACGGCGTCTGACGTGGCTGCCCGGGAAACGATGCTGACGATCCGCCAGCGCTTCAAGCGACTGAGCGGGCGGGTCCCCATCACCTGCACCTTGTCACCAACACGCGTGTCATTCTTCTCGTCATGAACGTGCAGCACGGTCTGACGATTGATCACCTTGTGGTAGCGCGGATGCGGCGTCTTGTAGGGAATCGTTACCTTGACAGACTTGTCGCCGGAACGGCTGGTTACTATCCCGGTGACGGTTTTTCGAGAATTGCGAGTGGACATGGCTTTAGGCGGCTTTTGCGCCCTTCCTGGCGCTGGCTGCAGTCATCAGGCGGGCGATGGTCTTCCGAAGTGAGCGAATCTCGTGGGTCTTTTCGACCTGCCCCGTGTGTTTGCGCAGGCGCATCTGAAGGAGCGCCTCGCGGGATTCGCGAAGCTTGGTCTCAATTTCAGCCGGAGTGAGTTCCTTGATTTCTTTCGCTGTCATGGCGGCGTGTTTTGATGGTTTTCTGGCAGCGGACTAGGCGGCCGCATTCTCGCGCACGATGAATCGGCAGCGGAAAGGAAGTTTCGCATCGGCCAGGCGGAAGGCCTCCTTTGCGATGCTCGCCGGAACACCGGAAAGCTCGAAAAGGACGGCGCCGGGTTTGATGATCGCGACGTAGTACTCGACCGGACCCTTGCCCTGACCCATGCGGACCTCGGCCGGTTTCTTGGTGATGGGCTTGTGAGGGAATATTCGAATCCAGAGTTTCCCTTTGCGCTTCAAGTGGCGGGAGATCGTGACGCGGGCAGCCTCGATCTGCTGGCCGGTCATGGGTCCACGGGAAAGGGACTGAAGCCCGAAGTCGCCGAAGGCAAGGGTGTTGCCGCGCTTGGCATTTCCAGCGCGGGATCCCTTCTGGGACTTGCGATATTTGGTACGGGAAGGAGCGAGAGCCATGGCTAGCTAGGTTTGTAAATTTGGAATCCTGAATTTGAGATCGAACCTCAAACGGTCGCGTCGGCTTCCTTTTTGCAGATCCAGCATTTGACGCCGATCTTGCCATAAACGGTCTGGGCTTCAGAAAACCCGTAATCGATGCTTTCACGCATGGTATGCAGGGGCACGCGTCCCTTGCGCTGCCATTCGCGACGGGCGATATCGGCGCCGCCGAGGCGGCCTGAACACTGGATGCGGATGCCCTCGGCACCAAGCGCCATCGCCATTTCAACGGCCTTCTTCATTGCGCGCCGGAAAGCGATGCGGCGTTCCAGTTGGAGAGCGACGTTCTCGGCAACGAGCTGCGCCTCGATCTCCGGCTTCTTAACCTCCTGGATGTCGAGAAGGATCTCCTTGCCGGTGAGCTTTGCCAGCTCCTCCTTGATTTTCTCCACCTCCTGGCCCTTGCGTCCGATGACGACTCCAGGACGGGCGGTGTAGATCTTTACGCGGACGCGGTTGGACGCGCGCTCGATGAAGATGCGCGGGACTGATGCCTGCTTCAGTTTCTCCATCAACTTCTGGCGGATGATCTGATCCTCGAGAAGCAGTTTGGGGAAATCCTTTTTCGTCGCAAACCAGCGGGACTGCCAGTTACGGCGTACCGCGAGGCGGAAACCTACGGGATTGGTCTTTTGGCCCATGGTGTGTGTTAGTTGGCGTCTCCGTCGGTGAGGACGATGGTAATGTGGGACATCTTCTTCCGGCGCGGCATCGCTGTGCCGCGGGCACCGGCCTTGAATCGCTTGAGCACGGGGCCCTGGTCGACAATCGCGGATTTCACGATCAACGCATCAGCCGAGAGATTGTTGTTGTTTTCCGCGTTCGCGATCGCGCTCTTCAGCGTCTTTGCGATGAGGCGGGCGCTCTTGCGCGGGATCACGCCGAGAAGGTCGACGGCGTCAGGAGCAGTGCGCCCCTGAATGGTACGGGCCACCTCGCGCACCTTCTTGGGTGACATGCGAGCGTAGCGGGTGATGGCTTGAACTTCCATGATGACAATGTGGATTCCCTCGTCCTGCGAGGGCGACAGCGGGAGTTGCGTGGAGCGGACTCCTCTGCCCTTTGTTCGATTGATGATTGAAGTTTGATTCTGCTGGTGTCAGCCGGCCGGGCTGGCGGGCGGCTCTCACCAGGAAACGGGCTTAGATTTCCTTCCGGGTCATGCCACCGTGCGCCTTGAAGACACGTGTGGGGGCAAATTCGCCAAGCTTGTGACCCACCATGTTCTCAGTCACGTAAACGGCGACAAACGCCTTTCCGTTATGAACATTGAACGTAAGCCCGACAAAGTCGGGGGTGATCGTGGATCGGCGGGACCAGGTCTGGATCGGCTTCTTGTGTGAGCCGGATTTCTGCGCTTTTTCGACTTTCTCCGAGAGGTGATAGTCTACGAAGAAGCCTTTTTTGATGGAACGGGCCATGGTAGCGAAGGTAGCTGGATTGGATTACTTCTTGTTGCGCGGCGGACGGCCGTTGTGACGAACCAGAATCTGGGAGCTCGTCGGTTTTGACCGACGGCGCGTGGGAAAGCCCTTCGCCAACTGACCCCAGGGGGACACCAAGTGCTGGCGACCGCCACCACCCTTTGACTTGCCCTGTCCACCGCCATTGGGGTGGTCAACAGGATTCATGGCCATGCCACGGACGCGCGGGCGGCGCCCAAGCCAGCGATTGCGACCGGCCTTGCCGAGCGACTCGTTGGTGTGATCGGCATTGCCGACCTCCCCGATGGTGGCCCGGCAGCGGGCATTCACCATGCGGATTTCCCCCGACGGCATCTTGAGCTGTGCGACGCCATCGTCGACCGCCACCAGCTCGATCGATGTGCCGGCAGTCCGTCCGAGCTGCGCGCCCCGGCCCGGATAGAGCTCCACGCAATGCAGCTTGGTCGCCGGCGGAATCAGTTCGAGCGGGAAGTTGTTTCCAACCAGGAAGTCGTTTGTCGTAGCCTTGCTCGCCGCGACAATGGTCGTCCCAACCTCGAGGGAGAGCGGGGCGATGATGTAACGCTTTTCCGCACCGGCATCCTGATACTGGACCAGCGCAATGTGGGCGGTGCGATTGGGATCGTATTCAAGGGCGATCACCTTGGCGGGCACGTCGAGCTTGTCGCTGCGCCGGAAGTCAATGATCCGGTAGAGCTGCTTGTGGCCGCCTCCCCGGCGGCGCGACGTGATCCGACCGTAGACATTGCGCCCGCCGGTCTTCGGCTTTGGTTCGGTGAGTGCACGCTCCGGACGCTTCTTGCTCAGGGAGGGATTCCGATTGAGCAGGGTGAAGCGCTGGGATGGTGTGAGTGGACGAAAGGGTTTCAGTGCCATGGGATGTTTCTCCTGATGGAGGTTCGCGATCAGACGAGTTCGATCTTGTCGCCGGCCTTGAGCGTCACGATGGCCTTCTTGAAATCGGAGGTCCTGCCGGGCCTGCCCGAACGGCCGCGTTTGTTCTTTCCGCTGTAGTTCTGGATGTTAACGCGGGTTACGCTGACCTTGAAAGCCTGCTCGACGGCACTCCTCACCGCGCCCTTGGTGGCATCCGGGTACACCTCGAACGTGTACTGCCCAAGATCGGAGGATGCCTTCGTGGCCTTTTCCGTCAAACGGACAACTTTGAGAATCGAATGAGAGTTCATCTTAGTTCTGAGCCCCCTTAACGCGGGCGAGGACGGCATCCATGGCCGCCGCGCTGAGGATGATTTTCTTGTAATGTGCCAGATCGAGCGTGTTGAGCTTCGAAGCCTCCTGAAGCGAAACGCGGGCCAGGTTGCGTGCGGCGCGCGCACTCTCGGGCGCAAACGGCGCATCGACGAGCAGAAGCCTGCCCTTTGGCTCGATGCGTTTGACGACCTCGCTGGCGGTCCGGGTCTTCGCCGTGGGAAACGAGACACTGTCGATGACAACGAGTTCTCCCGCCGCGGCGCGATCGTACAGGGCGCGGCTGAAGGCAAGATCCCTGACCTTGCTGTTGATCTTCTTCGAAAAGTCGCGCGGACGCGGACCAAACACCACTCCACCGCCCACCCAGAGTGGCGAGCGAATGGATCCGGCACGTGCGCGCCCGGTGCCCTTCTGTCTCCACGGCTTTTTTCCGCCTCCGGAAACCTCACCGCGGGTCTTTGTCGAACGAGTGCCCTGCCGCTGATTGGCGCGGATGGCAACTATGACTTCCTTGACGGCCTGAACACCCTTGTCTCCCTCAAAAACCGGGAGATTGGGGAAGTCCTGTTCGCGGGATGTGGTGCCGTCTGAACTGTAAACTTTCAGCTTCATTGCTATGGGATGATCGAAGGTTAGGCGCTCGCTTTCGGCTGGCCCTTGATTGCGGTGCGCACGATGACGTCATCGCCGTTGGCACCCGGAATGGCGCCTTTCACGAGAAGAATGTTCTTTTCGGGAAGCACCTTGACGATGCGCAGATTCTGAACCGTGCGGCGCTCAGTGCCCATGTGGCCGGGCATTGCCTGGTTCTTCCAGGAGCGACCGGGTGTCTGTCTCATGCCGATGGAACCGATGCGGCGATGAAACATGGACCCGTGCGAGGCCGGACCGCCGGCGACGCGCCAGCGACGAACCACTCCCTGAAAGCCCTTGCCCTTGGTGATGCCTGTCACATCGACAAACTGGCCTTCCTTGAAGGTTTCGACTGTAATGACGTCACCCTGCTTGAGGGAGGTCCTTTCCGCCAGGCGAACCTCGCCAAGGACACGCGGGGCAGAAGCAAGGCCGGCCTTCTTTGCATGACCGAGCTCGGCTTTGGATGCGTTCTTCTCCTTCTGCTGGGAGAAGCCCAGTTGGACGGCATGATAACCGTCTGCCTCCTGGGTCTTGATCTGGACCACGGCACAGGGTCCAGCTTCAACCACGGTGACGGGGACCAGGACGTTTTGGGCGTCGTAGACCTGCGTCATTCCGAGTTTTTTACCGATGAGTGTACTGATCGACATGGGCTAAGCGGTAGGTGGAAAATTTCCGTTTAAGTTGCCTACATTAGCGATTCCGGCTTGGCACCGGAGTGGCCGCTAAACTGTTGGTTGATTCTGCCGGGCGCAGATTAAACGTTGATGGTGATATCCACGCCGGAAGGCAGGTTGAGCTTCTTGAGCTCATCCACCGTCTGCGCGGTTGGTTCGATGATATCGATGAGACGCTTGTGAGTGCGAGTCTCAAACTGCTCCATCGACTTCTTGTCCACATGCGGCGAGCGGTTGACGGACAGCTTGTCGATGCGTGTGGGCAAAGGAATGGGGCCTGAGACGCGTGCGCCTGAGCGCTTGGCGGTCTCAACGATCTCAAGGGCGGACTGGTCGATGACTCGATAGTCGAAACCCTGAAGCTTGATGCGGATGCGTTGGCCTTTCATGGCAAATGATGCTGAAATTAAGTACGAGCGGGAGCCTTGACAGACGACTCCACGATCTTGGTGAGGAGCGAGTTTGGAACTTGCTCAAAATGCGACGGTGTAATGGACGCGCTCGCCCGACCCTTGGAGAGGGAACGGATGTCGGTGACGTAACCAAAGAGGGATTCGAGCGGCACATTCGCGGATACGATGCAGGCACCGTTCTTGTTTTCCATGCCCTGAATCTGACCGCGGCGGCGATTGATGTCGCCCATCAGGTCTCCCTGGTATTCATCCGGCGTCGTCAGTTCGACACCCATGATCGGCTCGAGAAGGATCGGCTTGGCCTGCCTCATCGCCTCCTTGAAGGCAAAGATGCCGGCCATCTTGAATGCCAGCTCGGAAGAATCGACCTCGTGGAACGAACCGTCGATGATGCGAACAATGACGTCGACGACCGGGTAGCCGGCGACAACACCATTGTTTGCGCCCTCGAGAATGCCTTCGGTCGACGGCTTGATGAATTCCTTCGGGATAACGCCGCCAACGATCTCGTTGACGACCTCGACACCCTTGCCCTTTTCGTTGGGCTCAATCTTCACGACGACATGGCCATACTGTCCCTTGCCGCCGGATTGACGGATGAACTTCCCTTCGCCCTGCGCCGGAACCGTGACAGTCTCGCGATAGGCGATCTGCGGCTTTCCAACGGTCGCCTCGACCTTGAACTCGCGCTTCATTCGGTCGACGATGATTTCAAGGTGAAGTTCACCCATGCCCGCAAGGATGGTCTGACCCGTGTCGGTATCGGTCTTTACTCTAAGCGTCGGGTCCTCGGCCACCAGCCGCTGAAGCGCTGTGCCAAGCTTCTCCTGGTCACTCTTCGAGTTCGGCTCGATTGACATCGCGATGACGGGCTCCGGGAACGACGGCGGCTCAAGCCGGATGTCGTAGTCCTCATCGCAAAGCGTATCGCCGGTGATGACATCTTTCACGCCCACGAGCGCGCAGATGTCGCCAGAATAGGCGGCATCGATTTCCTCGCGATCCATCGCGCGCATGAGCACAAGTCTGGAGACTCGCTCGGAGCGGCGGGTGCGTGGATTGTAGAGGGACATGCCCTTGGTGACCTTTCCGGTGTAAACACGGTAGAACACGAGCTTGCCGACAAAGGGATCGGTCCAGAGTTTGAACGCGAGACCAGCCAGCTTGCCCTTGTCGTCGACAGTCGCCTCGACCTCGTTGCCATCGCTGTCCTGACCCTTCATCGGTGGAACATCGATCGGGTCCGGCAGGTAGTTGACGACGCAATCGAGCAGGCGCTGGATGCCCTTTTTCTTGAAGGCAGAACCGGGGACGACACCCGTAAACTTCATCGAGCAGGTTGCCCTGCGAACGGCAATGATGAGCTCTTCGGTCTCGATCTCCTGTCCTTCTAGATACTTGGAGGCAATGACGTCGTCGAAATCGGAAACCGCCTCGATCAGGCGCTCGCGGTACTTTTTCGCCTCGTCCGCATATTCAGCGGGAATGGGCGAAGTGACCGGAACCATGCCAAGCTCGTCGGTTGTGTCGGCAAACACGTACGCCAGGTTCTGCACGAGATCGATGACCCCGTTGAAATTTTCCTCCTTGCCGATGGGAATATAGAGGGGATGTGCGTTGGCCTTCAGCTTCTCGCGCATCTCGTCGATGGCCCGGAAAAAATTCGCGCCGGTGCGATCCATCTTGTTGACGAATGCAATTCGCGGGACGCCGTACTTGTTGGCCTGGCGCCAGACAGTCTCGGACTGCGGCTGCACGCCGGCGACCGCGCAGAAAACCGCAATCGCGCCGTCGAGCACACGCATGGAGCGCTCCACCTCTGCGGTGAAATCGACGTGACCGGGGGTATCGATGATATTGATGCGCTGCTTGATTCCCTTCCAGGGACCGTAGGAGGCGTTCCAGGCGCACGAAATGGCTGCAGCAGTGATCGTGATGCCGCGCTCGCGCTCCTGCTCCATCCAGTCGGTCACCGCGGTGCCTTCATGCACCTCGCCCATCTTGTGGACCGCGCCGGAATAAAAGAGGATGCGCTCGCTCGTGGTGGTCTTGCCGGCATCAATGTGGGCGGCGATGCCGATATTGCGCGTCCACTCCAGCGGGAAGGACCGCTCGCGTGCGTTGGCAGGTGAAACCTTGTTCTTGTCGGTGACGACACCGATGCTGATCTGCGATGACATGCTCTTGGTCCTTACCACCTCAGGTGGGCAAACGCTCGGTTGGCCTGGGCCATCTTGTGCGTGTCTTCCTTCTTCTTCACAACCGAACCCGTGTTGTTGTAGGCGTCGACGATCTCGGCCGCCAGGGCATCGCGCATCGGCACACCCTTGCGTGTCCCGGCAGCGGATACCAGCCAGCGCAGGGCAAGGCTCTCCTGGCGTTCGAACGAAATTTCGATGGGCACCTGATAGGTCGCTCCACCGACCCGGCGGCTCTTGACCTCGAGACGCGGGCGGGCGTTCTCCATGGCGCCGATCAGCAGATCGACGGGATCACCCTTCTCAAGCTTCTCGGAAACCTTCTCAAAGGCACCGTAAACAATGCGCTCAGCGAGATTCTTCTTCCCGCTTTTCATGATGACATTGACGAGGTGCGCAACCAAGGGGCTCTTGTAGCGAATGTCCGGCTCAATGCCGCGCTTATCTGCTCTGTGACGACGTGACATGGTCTAAATTCTCCTTGTCGGGGTTATTTCTTCGCCGCCTTCGGGCGTTTCACACCATACTTTGAGCGACTCCGACGGCGTTTCTCGACACCCGTCGCATCAAGCGTTCCGCGAACAATATGGTAGCGCACACCAGGCAAATCCTTCACGCGGCCGCCGCGAATCAGCACAATCGAGTGCTCCTGCAGATTGTGCCCCTCGTCCGGGATGTAAGAAATCACCTCGTTGCCATTGGTAAGCCGGACCTTGGCCACCTTGCGGATGGCCGAATTGGGCTTCTTCGGAGTGCGGGTCATAACCTGCACACAAACACCGCGACGGAAAGGATTCCCATCCAGGGCCGGCGACTTGGACTTCACACGGATGTTCCGGCGGCCTTTGCGCACGAGTTGGTTGATGGTCGGCATACTAGATTGATGGTCTCGGAAATGGCGAAAAGACGCGGAACGTACCAACGCGGACAGATGCGGCAAGAAGAATCTAAAAGAAACTCTCGCTCCCTCTGAAAATTGGCCGAATCACCTCAAAAAAGCACCTTGGCGAATCCATCAAAAACATCAATGTCGGCGGGGGGTATTCCCTGCCCTCCATTGGAGACTCAAGCTTCCATTCGTCTCCATGGCGCGGCCAGCGTCGCAATCACAGTCAATAAGAAAATCGCCCGGTCTCGAAAGACCGGGCGAATAATAGCCCGGAGCTAGGCTCAACAGGCTATTTTGGCGGGAGGGATGTAAAGTAGAGTGCCGATACCGGAAACTCGCAAGACCTAATTTCGCCGTTTCTCGATTGAAAGTAACAAAAAACCGCAACCCAAATGGGTTGCGGTTAGAGAGTTAGCACTCAGCAATCAGGATCAGGCTGAAGTCGCTGCGGGCGCGGCCACCGCTTCTTCCAAAACTGCAGCCGGGCTTTCGGTGGAGACAGACTCCTCGCCGAATGGGAGGCTGATACGGAGTTGCTTGTAGGTAGGCAACCCTGTGCCAGCAGGAATC encodes:
- the fusA gene encoding elongation factor G, whose translation is MSSQISIGVVTDKNKVSPANARERSFPLEWTRNIGIAAHIDAGKTTTSERILFYSGAVHKMGEVHEGTAVTDWMEQERERGITITAAAISCAWNASYGPWKGIKQRINIIDTPGHVDFTAEVERSMRVLDGAIAVFCAVAGVQPQSETVWRQANKYGVPRIAFVNKMDRTGANFFRAIDEMREKLKANAHPLYIPIGKEENFNGVIDLVQNLAYVFADTTDELGMVPVTSPIPAEYADEAKKYRERLIEAVSDFDDVIASKYLEGQEIETEELIIAVRRATCSMKFTGVVPGSAFKKKGIQRLLDCVVNYLPDPIDVPPMKGQDSDGNEVEATVDDKGKLAGLAFKLWTDPFVGKLVFYRVYTGKVTKGMSLYNPRTRRSERVSRLVLMRAMDREEIDAAYSGDICALVGVKDVITGDTLCDEDYDIRLEPPSFPEPVIAMSIEPNSKSDQEKLGTALQRLVAEDPTLRVKTDTDTGQTILAGMGELHLEIIVDRMKREFKVEATVGKPQIAYRETVTVPAQGEGKFIRQSGGKGQYGHVVVKIEPNEKGKGVEVVNEIVGGVIPKEFIKPSTEGILEGANNGVVAGYPVVDVIVRIIDGSFHEVDSSELAFKMAGIFAFKEAMRQAKPILLEPIMGVELTTPDEYQGDLMGDINRRRGQIQGMENKNGACIVSANVPLESLFGYVTDIRSLSKGRASASITPSHFEQVPNSLLTKIVESSVKAPART
- the rpsG gene encoding 30S ribosomal protein S7; protein product: MSRRHRADKRGIEPDIRYKSPLVAHLVNVIMKSGKKNLAERIVYGAFEKVSEKLEKGDPVDLLIGAMENARPRLEVKSRRVGGATYQVPIEISFERQESLALRWLVSAAGTRKGVPMRDALAAEIVDAYNNTGSVVKKKEDTHKMAQANRAFAHLRW
- a CDS encoding 30S ribosomal protein S12 produces the protein MPTINQLVRKGRRNIRVKSKSPALDGNPFRRGVCVQVMTRTPKKPNSAIRKVAKVRLTNGNEVISYIPDEGHNLQEHSIVLIRGGRVKDLPGVRYHIVRGTLDATGVEKRRRSRSKYGVKRPKAAKK